The following are from one region of the Odontesthes bonariensis isolate fOdoBon6 chromosome 16, fOdoBon6.hap1, whole genome shotgun sequence genome:
- the LOC142401809 gene encoding rap1 GTPase-activating protein 2-like isoform X5 gives MPHDRCKQDLLTIAHVSVADCPPSPPRTAPPTMKSAHFFDMMEKMEQVPEVAEMKTIPQRQKDDYIPYPRIEEVLERGGPYPQVILPQFGGYWIEDPEAPPSPVPPPRGEEEDGGGLGRREEEETAPGHYGYQLQEMNEAARAYRKHFLGREHLNFCSASSLGNLLLSVRHEEEQEQEHLHVIIRSRMKSVYHRLSLTELPDIPSVPELAKLLCDEAAGLRFSPVLYPKASQLIVNYDEHEVNNTFKFGVVYQRFGQVSEEELFTNNEETPAFTEFLQLLGDTVELQDFKGFRGGLDVSHGQTGSQSVYTVHREQEIMFHVSTKLPFTEGDAQQLQRKRHIGNDIVAVIFQEEATPFVPDMIASNFLHAFVLVEQSCSDGTTYKVSVTAREDVPPFGPPLPSPATFRKGPEFREFLLTKLINAELACYKSERFARLEERTRAALLDSLHDELQRRSQSMLGLTLGPEDEGRAENGHAHGGLLESIKRAMRGRSVSMETMSRGGTGLPTSLSGGGLAHLSIECNVKSPVKRRSGLFPRLLSIDSQTEKPNQRSLLSEQRSFDGCQPALEVRSELPSNPSSPEAGQRDRISTKKDSSKISRSTSSSCSFSLAADDTHLVEASCPLIVCRSPTELKNRNSPRSNLKFRFDKLSQSAAVSPPAFSPSNQPEAAPSSR, from the exons TCGGCTCACTTCTTCGACATGATGGAGAAGATGGAG CAGGTGCCAGAAGTTGCAGAGATGAAGACAATCCCTCAGAGACAGAAG GATGACTACATTCCTTATCCCAGGATTGAGGAG GTGCTGGAGAGGGGGGGGCCGTACCCTCAGGTCATCCTGCCTCAGTTCGGAGGTTACTGGATCGAGGATCCCGAGGCTCCACCTTCTCCTGTGCCTCCTCCCAGAGGTGAGGAGGAGGACGGGGGAGGCCTGGGAAggagagaagaggaagaaaCTGCCCCGGGGCATTATGGGTACCAGCTGCAGGAGATGAACGAGGCTGCGCGGGCCTACAGGAAGCACTTCCTGGGCAGG GAGCATTTGAACTTCTGCTCGGCCAGCAGTTTGGGAAACCTGCTGCTGTCTGTGAGACacgaggaggagcaggagcaggagcaccTGCACGTCATCATCAG GTCTCGGATGAAAAGCGTCTATCACAGATTGTCCCTGACGGAGCTGCCGGACATCCCGAGCGTACCAGAGCTGGCCAAG CTGCTGTGTGATGAAGCAGCAGGACTGAGGTTCAGTCCCGTCCTCTACCCCAAG GCGTCTCAGCTGATTGTCAACTACGATGAACATGAGGTGAACAACACCTTTAAGTTCGGGGTCGTCTACCAGAGATTTGGACAG GTGTCTGAGGAGGAGCTGTTCACCAACAACGAGGAGACGCCAGCTTTCACAGAGTTCCTGCAGCTGCTTGGAGACACAgtggagctgcaggactttAAGGG ATTTCGGGGGGGTCTGGATGTGTCTCACGGTCAGACGGGGTCTCAGTCCGTCTACACCGTCCACAGAGAGCAGGAGATCATGTTCCACGTGTCCACCAAGCTACCCTTCACCGAGGGGGACGCACAGCAG cTGCAGAGGAAACGCCACATAGGAAATGACATCGTCGCAGTGATATTTCAAGAGGAGGCCACGCCCTTCGTCCCAGACATGATCGCCTCCAACTTCCTGCACGCCTTCGTCCTGGTGGAGCAGTCCTGCTCCGACGGCACCACCTACAAG gtgtCAGTCACAGCGCGAGAGGACGTGCCGCCCTTCGGCCCGCCCCTCCCGAGTCCGGCCACCTTCAGGAAG gGACCAGAGTTCAGAGAGTTTCTTCTCACGAAACTCATCAACGCAGAGCTGGCGTGCTACAAGAGCGAGCGCTTCGCCCGCCTGGAG GAGCGAACCCGGGCCGCCCTGCTGGACAGCCTCCATGATGAGCTGCAGAGACGCTCGCAGAGCATGCTGGGACTGACCTTAGGTCCGGAGGACGAGGGCCGAGCGGAGAATGGGCACGCTCACGGAGGACTGCTGGAGTCCATCAAG AGAGCGATGCGAGGGCGGAGCGTCTCCATGGAGACCATGTCGCGAGGCGGGACGGGACTCCCCACCAGCCTGAGTGGGGGCGGTCTGGCACACCTGAGCATCGAG TGTAATGTGAAGTCTCCGGTGAAGAGGCGCTCAGGACTTTTCCCTCGTCTGCTGAGCATCGACAGCCAGACAGAGAAACCCAACCAGAGGAG CCTCCTGAGCGAGCAGCGCAGCTTCGACGGCTGCCAACCGGCGCTGGAGGTGAGGTCGGAGCTGCCGTCCAATCCCAGCTCTCCGGAGGCGGGACAACGGGACAG GATTAGCACGAAGAAGGACAGCAGCAAGATTTCCAGGTCCACGTCGAGCAGCTGCAGCTTCAGCCTCGCTGCTGATGACACGCACCTG GTGGAGGCGTCCTGTCCGCTCATCGTGTGCCGCAGCCCCACAG AACTGAAGAACAGAAACTCTCCCAGGTCCAACCTCAAGTTCCGCTTCGACAAGCTGAGCCAGTCGGCTGCTGTGAGTCCGCCTGCGTTCAGCCCGTCCAATCAGCCGGAGGCTGCCCCGTCCTCACGCTGA
- the LOC142401809 gene encoding rap1 GTPase-activating protein 2-like isoform X2: MLRRKRSVSFGGFGWIDKSTVSALRSRKQDLLTIAHVSVADCPPSPPRTAPPTMKSAHFFDMMEKMEQVPEVAEMKTIPQRQKDDYIPYPRIEEVLERGGPYPQVILPQFGGYWIEDPEAPPSPVPPPRGEEEDGGGLGRREEEETAPGHYGYQLQEMNEAARAYRKHFLGREHLNFCSASSLGNLLLSVRHEEEQEQEHLHVIIRSRMKSVYHRLSLTELPDIPSVPELAKLLCDEAAGLRFSPVLYPKASQLIVNYDEHEVNNTFKFGVVYQRFGQVSEEELFTNNEETPAFTEFLQLLGDTVELQDFKGFRGGLDVSHGQTGSQSVYTVHREQEIMFHVSTKLPFTEGDAQQLQRKRHIGNDIVAVIFQEEATPFVPDMIASNFLHAFVLVEQSCSDGTTYKVSVTAREDVPPFGPPLPSPATFRKGPEFREFLLTKLINAELACYKSERFARLEERTRAALLDSLHDELQRRSQSMLGLTLGPEDEGRAENGHAHGGLLESIKRAMRGRSVSMETMSRGGTGLPTSLSGGGLAHLSIECNVKSPVKRRSGLFPRLLSIDSQTEKPNQRSLLSEQRSFDGCQPALEVRSELPSNPSSPEAGQRDRISTKKDSSKISRSTSSSCSFSLAADDTHLVEASCPLIVCRSPTELKNRNSPRSNLKFRFDKLSQSAAQGHYGL; the protein is encoded by the exons TCGGCTCACTTCTTCGACATGATGGAGAAGATGGAG CAGGTGCCAGAAGTTGCAGAGATGAAGACAATCCCTCAGAGACAGAAG GATGACTACATTCCTTATCCCAGGATTGAGGAG GTGCTGGAGAGGGGGGGGCCGTACCCTCAGGTCATCCTGCCTCAGTTCGGAGGTTACTGGATCGAGGATCCCGAGGCTCCACCTTCTCCTGTGCCTCCTCCCAGAGGTGAGGAGGAGGACGGGGGAGGCCTGGGAAggagagaagaggaagaaaCTGCCCCGGGGCATTATGGGTACCAGCTGCAGGAGATGAACGAGGCTGCGCGGGCCTACAGGAAGCACTTCCTGGGCAGG GAGCATTTGAACTTCTGCTCGGCCAGCAGTTTGGGAAACCTGCTGCTGTCTGTGAGACacgaggaggagcaggagcaggagcaccTGCACGTCATCATCAG GTCTCGGATGAAAAGCGTCTATCACAGATTGTCCCTGACGGAGCTGCCGGACATCCCGAGCGTACCAGAGCTGGCCAAG CTGCTGTGTGATGAAGCAGCAGGACTGAGGTTCAGTCCCGTCCTCTACCCCAAG GCGTCTCAGCTGATTGTCAACTACGATGAACATGAGGTGAACAACACCTTTAAGTTCGGGGTCGTCTACCAGAGATTTGGACAG GTGTCTGAGGAGGAGCTGTTCACCAACAACGAGGAGACGCCAGCTTTCACAGAGTTCCTGCAGCTGCTTGGAGACACAgtggagctgcaggactttAAGGG ATTTCGGGGGGGTCTGGATGTGTCTCACGGTCAGACGGGGTCTCAGTCCGTCTACACCGTCCACAGAGAGCAGGAGATCATGTTCCACGTGTCCACCAAGCTACCCTTCACCGAGGGGGACGCACAGCAG cTGCAGAGGAAACGCCACATAGGAAATGACATCGTCGCAGTGATATTTCAAGAGGAGGCCACGCCCTTCGTCCCAGACATGATCGCCTCCAACTTCCTGCACGCCTTCGTCCTGGTGGAGCAGTCCTGCTCCGACGGCACCACCTACAAG gtgtCAGTCACAGCGCGAGAGGACGTGCCGCCCTTCGGCCCGCCCCTCCCGAGTCCGGCCACCTTCAGGAAG gGACCAGAGTTCAGAGAGTTTCTTCTCACGAAACTCATCAACGCAGAGCTGGCGTGCTACAAGAGCGAGCGCTTCGCCCGCCTGGAG GAGCGAACCCGGGCCGCCCTGCTGGACAGCCTCCATGATGAGCTGCAGAGACGCTCGCAGAGCATGCTGGGACTGACCTTAGGTCCGGAGGACGAGGGCCGAGCGGAGAATGGGCACGCTCACGGAGGACTGCTGGAGTCCATCAAG AGAGCGATGCGAGGGCGGAGCGTCTCCATGGAGACCATGTCGCGAGGCGGGACGGGACTCCCCACCAGCCTGAGTGGGGGCGGTCTGGCACACCTGAGCATCGAG TGTAATGTGAAGTCTCCGGTGAAGAGGCGCTCAGGACTTTTCCCTCGTCTGCTGAGCATCGACAGCCAGACAGAGAAACCCAACCAGAGGAG CCTCCTGAGCGAGCAGCGCAGCTTCGACGGCTGCCAACCGGCGCTGGAGGTGAGGTCGGAGCTGCCGTCCAATCCCAGCTCTCCGGAGGCGGGACAACGGGACAG GATTAGCACGAAGAAGGACAGCAGCAAGATTTCCAGGTCCACGTCGAGCAGCTGCAGCTTCAGCCTCGCTGCTGATGACACGCACCTG GTGGAGGCGTCCTGTCCGCTCATCGTGTGCCGCAGCCCCACAG AACTGAAGAACAGAAACTCTCCCAGGTCCAACCTCAAGTTCCGCTTCGACAAGCTGAGCCAGTCGGCTGCT CAGGGACATTATGGACTGTGA
- the LOC142401809 gene encoding rap1 GTPase-activating protein 2-like isoform X4, giving the protein MLRRKRSVSFGGFGWIDKSTVSALRSRKQDLLTIAHVSVADCPPSPPRTAPPTMKSAHFFDMMEKMEDDYIPYPRIEEVLERGGPYPQVILPQFGGYWIEDPEAPPSPVPPPRGEEEDGGGLGRREEEETAPGHYGYQLQEMNEAARAYRKHFLGREHLNFCSASSLGNLLLSVRHEEEQEQEHLHVIIRSRMKSVYHRLSLTELPDIPSVPELAKLLCDEAAGLRFSPVLYPKASQLIVNYDEHEVNNTFKFGVVYQRFGQVSEEELFTNNEETPAFTEFLQLLGDTVELQDFKGFRGGLDVSHGQTGSQSVYTVHREQEIMFHVSTKLPFTEGDAQQLQRKRHIGNDIVAVIFQEEATPFVPDMIASNFLHAFVLVEQSCSDGTTYKVSVTAREDVPPFGPPLPSPATFRKGPEFREFLLTKLINAELACYKSERFARLEERTRAALLDSLHDELQRRSQSMLGLTLGPEDEGRAENGHAHGGLLESIKRAMRGRSVSMETMSRGGTGLPTSLSGGGLAHLSIECNVKSPVKRRSGLFPRLLSIDSQTEKPNQRSLLSEQRSFDGCQPALEVRSELPSNPSSPEAGQRDRISTKKDSSKISRSTSSSCSFSLAADDTHLVEASCPLIVCRSPTELKNRNSPRSNLKFRFDKLSQSAAVSPPAFSPSNQPEAAPSSR; this is encoded by the exons TCGGCTCACTTCTTCGACATGATGGAGAAGATGGAG GATGACTACATTCCTTATCCCAGGATTGAGGAG GTGCTGGAGAGGGGGGGGCCGTACCCTCAGGTCATCCTGCCTCAGTTCGGAGGTTACTGGATCGAGGATCCCGAGGCTCCACCTTCTCCTGTGCCTCCTCCCAGAGGTGAGGAGGAGGACGGGGGAGGCCTGGGAAggagagaagaggaagaaaCTGCCCCGGGGCATTATGGGTACCAGCTGCAGGAGATGAACGAGGCTGCGCGGGCCTACAGGAAGCACTTCCTGGGCAGG GAGCATTTGAACTTCTGCTCGGCCAGCAGTTTGGGAAACCTGCTGCTGTCTGTGAGACacgaggaggagcaggagcaggagcaccTGCACGTCATCATCAG GTCTCGGATGAAAAGCGTCTATCACAGATTGTCCCTGACGGAGCTGCCGGACATCCCGAGCGTACCAGAGCTGGCCAAG CTGCTGTGTGATGAAGCAGCAGGACTGAGGTTCAGTCCCGTCCTCTACCCCAAG GCGTCTCAGCTGATTGTCAACTACGATGAACATGAGGTGAACAACACCTTTAAGTTCGGGGTCGTCTACCAGAGATTTGGACAG GTGTCTGAGGAGGAGCTGTTCACCAACAACGAGGAGACGCCAGCTTTCACAGAGTTCCTGCAGCTGCTTGGAGACACAgtggagctgcaggactttAAGGG ATTTCGGGGGGGTCTGGATGTGTCTCACGGTCAGACGGGGTCTCAGTCCGTCTACACCGTCCACAGAGAGCAGGAGATCATGTTCCACGTGTCCACCAAGCTACCCTTCACCGAGGGGGACGCACAGCAG cTGCAGAGGAAACGCCACATAGGAAATGACATCGTCGCAGTGATATTTCAAGAGGAGGCCACGCCCTTCGTCCCAGACATGATCGCCTCCAACTTCCTGCACGCCTTCGTCCTGGTGGAGCAGTCCTGCTCCGACGGCACCACCTACAAG gtgtCAGTCACAGCGCGAGAGGACGTGCCGCCCTTCGGCCCGCCCCTCCCGAGTCCGGCCACCTTCAGGAAG gGACCAGAGTTCAGAGAGTTTCTTCTCACGAAACTCATCAACGCAGAGCTGGCGTGCTACAAGAGCGAGCGCTTCGCCCGCCTGGAG GAGCGAACCCGGGCCGCCCTGCTGGACAGCCTCCATGATGAGCTGCAGAGACGCTCGCAGAGCATGCTGGGACTGACCTTAGGTCCGGAGGACGAGGGCCGAGCGGAGAATGGGCACGCTCACGGAGGACTGCTGGAGTCCATCAAG AGAGCGATGCGAGGGCGGAGCGTCTCCATGGAGACCATGTCGCGAGGCGGGACGGGACTCCCCACCAGCCTGAGTGGGGGCGGTCTGGCACACCTGAGCATCGAG TGTAATGTGAAGTCTCCGGTGAAGAGGCGCTCAGGACTTTTCCCTCGTCTGCTGAGCATCGACAGCCAGACAGAGAAACCCAACCAGAGGAG CCTCCTGAGCGAGCAGCGCAGCTTCGACGGCTGCCAACCGGCGCTGGAGGTGAGGTCGGAGCTGCCGTCCAATCCCAGCTCTCCGGAGGCGGGACAACGGGACAG GATTAGCACGAAGAAGGACAGCAGCAAGATTTCCAGGTCCACGTCGAGCAGCTGCAGCTTCAGCCTCGCTGCTGATGACACGCACCTG GTGGAGGCGTCCTGTCCGCTCATCGTGTGCCGCAGCCCCACAG AACTGAAGAACAGAAACTCTCCCAGGTCCAACCTCAAGTTCCGCTTCGACAAGCTGAGCCAGTCGGCTGCTGTGAGTCCGCCTGCGTTCAGCCCGTCCAATCAGCCGGAGGCTGCCCCGTCCTCACGCTGA
- the LOC142401809 gene encoding rap1 GTPase-activating protein 2-like isoform X1 produces the protein MLRRKRSVSFGGFGWIDKSTVSALRSRKQDLLTIAHVSVADCPPSPPRTAPPTMKSAHFFDMMEKMEQVPEVAEMKTIPQRQKDDYIPYPRIEEVLERGGPYPQVILPQFGGYWIEDPEAPPSPVPPPRGEEEDGGGLGRREEEETAPGHYGYQLQEMNEAARAYRKHFLGREHLNFCSASSLGNLLLSVRHEEEQEQEHLHVIIRSRMKSVYHRLSLTELPDIPSVPELAKLLCDEAAGLRFSPVLYPKASQLIVNYDEHEVNNTFKFGVVYQRFGQVSEEELFTNNEETPAFTEFLQLLGDTVELQDFKGFRGGLDVSHGQTGSQSVYTVHREQEIMFHVSTKLPFTEGDAQQLQRKRHIGNDIVAVIFQEEATPFVPDMIASNFLHAFVLVEQSCSDGTTYKVSVTAREDVPPFGPPLPSPATFRKGPEFREFLLTKLINAELACYKSERFARLEERTRAALLDSLHDELQRRSQSMLGLTLGPEDEGRAENGHAHGGLLESIKRAMRGRSVSMETMSRGGTGLPTSLSGGGLAHLSIECNVKSPVKRRSGLFPRLLSIDSQTEKPNQRSLLSEQRSFDGCQPALEVRSELPSNPSSPEAGQRDRISTKKDSSKISRSTSSSCSFSLAADDTHLVEASCPLIVCRSPTELKNRNSPRSNLKFRFDKLSQSAAVSPPAFSPSNQPEAAPSSR, from the exons TCGGCTCACTTCTTCGACATGATGGAGAAGATGGAG CAGGTGCCAGAAGTTGCAGAGATGAAGACAATCCCTCAGAGACAGAAG GATGACTACATTCCTTATCCCAGGATTGAGGAG GTGCTGGAGAGGGGGGGGCCGTACCCTCAGGTCATCCTGCCTCAGTTCGGAGGTTACTGGATCGAGGATCCCGAGGCTCCACCTTCTCCTGTGCCTCCTCCCAGAGGTGAGGAGGAGGACGGGGGAGGCCTGGGAAggagagaagaggaagaaaCTGCCCCGGGGCATTATGGGTACCAGCTGCAGGAGATGAACGAGGCTGCGCGGGCCTACAGGAAGCACTTCCTGGGCAGG GAGCATTTGAACTTCTGCTCGGCCAGCAGTTTGGGAAACCTGCTGCTGTCTGTGAGACacgaggaggagcaggagcaggagcaccTGCACGTCATCATCAG GTCTCGGATGAAAAGCGTCTATCACAGATTGTCCCTGACGGAGCTGCCGGACATCCCGAGCGTACCAGAGCTGGCCAAG CTGCTGTGTGATGAAGCAGCAGGACTGAGGTTCAGTCCCGTCCTCTACCCCAAG GCGTCTCAGCTGATTGTCAACTACGATGAACATGAGGTGAACAACACCTTTAAGTTCGGGGTCGTCTACCAGAGATTTGGACAG GTGTCTGAGGAGGAGCTGTTCACCAACAACGAGGAGACGCCAGCTTTCACAGAGTTCCTGCAGCTGCTTGGAGACACAgtggagctgcaggactttAAGGG ATTTCGGGGGGGTCTGGATGTGTCTCACGGTCAGACGGGGTCTCAGTCCGTCTACACCGTCCACAGAGAGCAGGAGATCATGTTCCACGTGTCCACCAAGCTACCCTTCACCGAGGGGGACGCACAGCAG cTGCAGAGGAAACGCCACATAGGAAATGACATCGTCGCAGTGATATTTCAAGAGGAGGCCACGCCCTTCGTCCCAGACATGATCGCCTCCAACTTCCTGCACGCCTTCGTCCTGGTGGAGCAGTCCTGCTCCGACGGCACCACCTACAAG gtgtCAGTCACAGCGCGAGAGGACGTGCCGCCCTTCGGCCCGCCCCTCCCGAGTCCGGCCACCTTCAGGAAG gGACCAGAGTTCAGAGAGTTTCTTCTCACGAAACTCATCAACGCAGAGCTGGCGTGCTACAAGAGCGAGCGCTTCGCCCGCCTGGAG GAGCGAACCCGGGCCGCCCTGCTGGACAGCCTCCATGATGAGCTGCAGAGACGCTCGCAGAGCATGCTGGGACTGACCTTAGGTCCGGAGGACGAGGGCCGAGCGGAGAATGGGCACGCTCACGGAGGACTGCTGGAGTCCATCAAG AGAGCGATGCGAGGGCGGAGCGTCTCCATGGAGACCATGTCGCGAGGCGGGACGGGACTCCCCACCAGCCTGAGTGGGGGCGGTCTGGCACACCTGAGCATCGAG TGTAATGTGAAGTCTCCGGTGAAGAGGCGCTCAGGACTTTTCCCTCGTCTGCTGAGCATCGACAGCCAGACAGAGAAACCCAACCAGAGGAG CCTCCTGAGCGAGCAGCGCAGCTTCGACGGCTGCCAACCGGCGCTGGAGGTGAGGTCGGAGCTGCCGTCCAATCCCAGCTCTCCGGAGGCGGGACAACGGGACAG GATTAGCACGAAGAAGGACAGCAGCAAGATTTCCAGGTCCACGTCGAGCAGCTGCAGCTTCAGCCTCGCTGCTGATGACACGCACCTG GTGGAGGCGTCCTGTCCGCTCATCGTGTGCCGCAGCCCCACAG AACTGAAGAACAGAAACTCTCCCAGGTCCAACCTCAAGTTCCGCTTCGACAAGCTGAGCCAGTCGGCTGCTGTGAGTCCGCCTGCGTTCAGCCCGTCCAATCAGCCGGAGGCTGCCCCGTCCTCACGCTGA
- the LOC142401809 gene encoding rap1 GTPase-activating protein 2-like isoform X3 — MLRRKRSVSFGGFGWIDKSTVSALRSRKQDLLTIAHVSVADCPPSPPRTAPPTMKSAHFFDMMEKMEQVPEVAEMKTIPQRQKDDYIPYPRIEEVLERGGPYPQVILPQFGGYWIEDPEAPPSPVPPPRGEEEDGGGLGRREEEETAPGHYGYQLQEMNEAARAYRKHFLGREHLNFCSASSLGNLLLSVRHEEEQEQEHLHVIIRSRMKSVYHRLSLTELPDIPSVPELAKLLCDEAAGLRFSPVLYPKASQLIVNYDEHEVNNTFKFGVVYQRFGQVSEEELFTNNEETPAFTEFLQLLGDTVELQDFKGFRGGLDVSHGQTGSQSVYTVHREQEIMFHVSTKLPFTEGDAQQLQRKRHIGNDIVAVIFQEEATPFVPDMIASNFLHAFVLVEQSCSDGTTYKVSVTAREDVPPFGPPLPSPATFRKGPEFREFLLTKLINAELACYKSERFARLEERTRAALLDSLHDELQRRSQSMLGLTLGPEDEGRAENGHAHGGLLESIKRAMRGRSVSMETMSRGGTGLPTSLSGGGLAHLSIECNVKSPVKRRSGLFPRLLSIDSQTEKPNQRSLLSEQRSFDGCQPALEVRSELPSNPSSPEAGQRDRISTKKDSSKISRSTSSSCSFSLAADDTHLVEASCPLIVCRSPTELKNRNSPRSNLKFRFDKLSQSAAGHYGL; from the exons TCGGCTCACTTCTTCGACATGATGGAGAAGATGGAG CAGGTGCCAGAAGTTGCAGAGATGAAGACAATCCCTCAGAGACAGAAG GATGACTACATTCCTTATCCCAGGATTGAGGAG GTGCTGGAGAGGGGGGGGCCGTACCCTCAGGTCATCCTGCCTCAGTTCGGAGGTTACTGGATCGAGGATCCCGAGGCTCCACCTTCTCCTGTGCCTCCTCCCAGAGGTGAGGAGGAGGACGGGGGAGGCCTGGGAAggagagaagaggaagaaaCTGCCCCGGGGCATTATGGGTACCAGCTGCAGGAGATGAACGAGGCTGCGCGGGCCTACAGGAAGCACTTCCTGGGCAGG GAGCATTTGAACTTCTGCTCGGCCAGCAGTTTGGGAAACCTGCTGCTGTCTGTGAGACacgaggaggagcaggagcaggagcaccTGCACGTCATCATCAG GTCTCGGATGAAAAGCGTCTATCACAGATTGTCCCTGACGGAGCTGCCGGACATCCCGAGCGTACCAGAGCTGGCCAAG CTGCTGTGTGATGAAGCAGCAGGACTGAGGTTCAGTCCCGTCCTCTACCCCAAG GCGTCTCAGCTGATTGTCAACTACGATGAACATGAGGTGAACAACACCTTTAAGTTCGGGGTCGTCTACCAGAGATTTGGACAG GTGTCTGAGGAGGAGCTGTTCACCAACAACGAGGAGACGCCAGCTTTCACAGAGTTCCTGCAGCTGCTTGGAGACACAgtggagctgcaggactttAAGGG ATTTCGGGGGGGTCTGGATGTGTCTCACGGTCAGACGGGGTCTCAGTCCGTCTACACCGTCCACAGAGAGCAGGAGATCATGTTCCACGTGTCCACCAAGCTACCCTTCACCGAGGGGGACGCACAGCAG cTGCAGAGGAAACGCCACATAGGAAATGACATCGTCGCAGTGATATTTCAAGAGGAGGCCACGCCCTTCGTCCCAGACATGATCGCCTCCAACTTCCTGCACGCCTTCGTCCTGGTGGAGCAGTCCTGCTCCGACGGCACCACCTACAAG gtgtCAGTCACAGCGCGAGAGGACGTGCCGCCCTTCGGCCCGCCCCTCCCGAGTCCGGCCACCTTCAGGAAG gGACCAGAGTTCAGAGAGTTTCTTCTCACGAAACTCATCAACGCAGAGCTGGCGTGCTACAAGAGCGAGCGCTTCGCCCGCCTGGAG GAGCGAACCCGGGCCGCCCTGCTGGACAGCCTCCATGATGAGCTGCAGAGACGCTCGCAGAGCATGCTGGGACTGACCTTAGGTCCGGAGGACGAGGGCCGAGCGGAGAATGGGCACGCTCACGGAGGACTGCTGGAGTCCATCAAG AGAGCGATGCGAGGGCGGAGCGTCTCCATGGAGACCATGTCGCGAGGCGGGACGGGACTCCCCACCAGCCTGAGTGGGGGCGGTCTGGCACACCTGAGCATCGAG TGTAATGTGAAGTCTCCGGTGAAGAGGCGCTCAGGACTTTTCCCTCGTCTGCTGAGCATCGACAGCCAGACAGAGAAACCCAACCAGAGGAG CCTCCTGAGCGAGCAGCGCAGCTTCGACGGCTGCCAACCGGCGCTGGAGGTGAGGTCGGAGCTGCCGTCCAATCCCAGCTCTCCGGAGGCGGGACAACGGGACAG GATTAGCACGAAGAAGGACAGCAGCAAGATTTCCAGGTCCACGTCGAGCAGCTGCAGCTTCAGCCTCGCTGCTGATGACACGCACCTG GTGGAGGCGTCCTGTCCGCTCATCGTGTGCCGCAGCCCCACAG AACTGAAGAACAGAAACTCTCCCAGGTCCAACCTCAAGTTCCGCTTCGACAAGCTGAGCCAGTCGGCTGCT GGACATTATGGACTGTGA